In Methanothermobacter tenebrarum, the sequence GAAGGTTTAAACCATTGGATGAAAGTCTATCTGCAACGGGGAAGTTACCCCCCGTCTTGTAGGGTGGCATGACATTAAGTGGATAGAAGAATGCTCTGGTGTCTATCCCCCTCCTAGAAAGCTTTTCTCTAAATACTTCGCTATCAGTATCTTCCAATATAATTGAATAGGCCCAAAAGACACACTTTGCCCATGGCATTTCAGGATGAAGTGTAATCTTATTATCCTCTGCGAGATCATTTAGATTATCATGATAAACGCTGGCAATCTCCCTCTTTTTCTCAATAAATTTATCCAATTTACTAAGCTGTGCAACACCTAAAGCTGCTTGAATATTCGTCATTCTATAATTGAAACCCACCACATCATGCCAGTATCTCTTTCCAGGTTTCATTCCATGATCCCTAAGGATTATCATTTTTTCTGCGAGGTCCTCATCATCTGTAAGGCACATTCCACCCTCACCAGTTGTTATTATTTTATTTCCATAGAATGAGAAGCATGAAATATCACCAAATGTACCTACCTTTTCACTTCTATATTCGGCTCCATGAGCTTCCGCAGCATCTTCTATAACGTACAGGTCATTCTCTTCTGCTATATCTTGTATCCATGCCATGTCACAAGGGTGGCCATAAAGATGTACTGGTATTATTGCCTTTGTGTTCTTTGTGATTCTTTCCTCGATCTTCTCTGGGTCAATACACCAATAATCTGGGTGTGAATCAACAAATACTGGTTTTGCGTTGCAATACAATACCGCATTTGCAGTTGCTGCAAAGGTTAGCACTGGGACTAAAACTTCATCTCCTTTCCCGATGCCCAAGGACTCGAGGGCGAGGTGGAGTGCTGTTGTGCCATTTGATGTGCTCACTCCAAAATTGACCCCGTGATATTCTGCAAATTTTCTTTCAAATTCTTCTACAAACTTGCCCTTTGAACTTACCCATCCACTTTTGACCGCTTTAAGGACATTTTCAATTTCTTTTTCTCCAATAGATGGCTCTAGGACGGGTATCATGATCTCACCGTCCTTGTGATAAGTTTTGTTTCATTAGGGTGGTTGGGAGCATCCCATGGGAATTTTTCACCGTTCTGCCATCGCTCCCATCGATTAAGATCCTCCCTAACCATAATCTTTACAAGTTCATCAAATTTAACGCGTGGTTCCCATCCAATTTTCTCCTTTGCCCTCGTGTAGTCCCCACATAAAAAATTGACATCGATTGGACGCATGAATCTCTTATCTACCTTAACATGTTCCTGCCAATCCAATCCAACCTCATCAAAGCATCTTTCACAAAATTCCCTGACAGTATGAGTTTCCCCTGTGGCTATAACATAATCATCAGGAACTTCATGCTGGAGCATCATGTACATTGCCTCAACATAATCTGGGGCATAGCCCCAGTCCCTTTTTGCATCCAAATTTCCTAAAAGTAGCCTATTTTCAAGTCCGAGCGCTATCTTGGCGACTGCGTTAGATATTTTCCTTGTAACAAATTCTAAGCCCCGAAGAGGACTTTCATGGTTGAAGAGAATACCATTACATGCGAAAATATCATAAGCTTCGCGATAAATACGCGTAATCCAGTATCCATAAAGTTTTGCCGCTGCATAAGGGCTTGATGGTTTGAATGGTGAATTTTCGTTCAATATCTCATCGTGGCCATCTCCATATATCTCGCTACTTGATGCTTGGTAAAATTTTATTTCAGGATTATAGTGCCTTATTGCCTCTAGCATGCTTGTTACGGCAACCCCTGTAACCTGTGCCGTACCTACTGCCTGCTCAAATGATGCTCCGACAAAACTTTGTGCAGCTAGATGATATACTTCATCAGGATCAGATATTTTCAATGCTTCTAAAAGTGAAAATTCGTCTATTAAATCCGCGGATATCAAATTAATTTTATCAAAAATTCCGAGATATTGAAGTCTCCAAAAATTTGGTGTTGAAAGCCTCCTGTAGATCCCATAAACCTCATAACCTTTTTCAATAAGAAATTTAGCAAGATACGCACCATCTTGACCGGTTATACCTGTAATCAAAGCTCTTTTCATTCTAAAACCTCCAAGTATACATTTTCAGTTAATTTAACTATATTATCCCAACTATAATTCTCTGCAAACTTAATACAATCTTCTTTCATGCCTTCATGATTTTTCATCATGAAAATAATCTTTTCAGCTAAGTCTTCAGGTGTCAAATCGAAGAGAATCCCATTATTACTGGTAATAAGTTCTCTACTGGCATTTAACGGATGATCAGCCGTTATAACTGGTAAACCCGCTGCATTTG encodes:
- a CDS encoding DegT/DnrJ/EryC1/StrS family aminotransferase, with product MIPVLEPSIGEKEIENVLKAVKSGWVSSKGKFVEEFERKFAEYHGVNFGVSTSNGTTALHLALESLGIGKGDEVLVPVLTFAATANAVLYCNAKPVFVDSHPDYWCIDPEKIEERITKNTKAIIPVHLYGHPCDMAWIQDIAEENDLYVIEDAAEAHGAEYRSEKVGTFGDISCFSFYGNKIITTGEGGMCLTDDEDLAEKMIILRDHGMKPGKRYWHDVVGFNYRMTNIQAALGVAQLSKLDKFIEKKREIASVYHDNLNDLAEDNKITLHPEMPWAKCVFWAYSIILEDTDSEVFREKLSRRGIDTRAFFYPLNVMPPYKTGGNFPVADRLSSNGLNLPSGVEISEDTILFICERIREVLK
- a CDS encoding GDP-mannose 4,6-dehydratase, which produces MKRALITGITGQDGAYLAKFLIEKGYEVYGIYRRLSTPNFWRLQYLGIFDKINLISADLIDEFSLLEALKISDPDEVYHLAAQSFVGASFEQAVGTAQVTGVAVTSMLEAIRHYNPEIKFYQASSSEIYGDGHDEILNENSPFKPSSPYAAAKLYGYWITRIYREAYDIFACNGILFNHESPLRGLEFVTRKISNAVAKIALGLENRLLLGNLDAKRDWGYAPDYVEAMYMMLQHEVPDDYVIATGETHTVREFCERCFDEVGLDWQEHVKVDKRFMRPIDVNFLCGDYTRAKEKIGWEPRVKFDELVKIMVREDLNRWERWQNGEKFPWDAPNHPNETKLITRTVRS